The nucleotide window ttttctcaaggaagggcAAGGATGaaactttgtagtgatatacaaggttttttgaaataattttgcattttggtggggtggagttgtaaaaatgagctaaaaaccagtttttcagacccccaaatcggcctaaaatggccaaaaaacaaaatgagccgtaaccatggcaacgggctgtatatggaattgaaaatgcaattttatttacttgcaccccaaggtccttccacccacaaagtataaaaaaaattcactttttGGACCGTGAGCACGTATGTCAaatatttacctgaactgactcagATTAAAAGATTTCGTTAGTCTCAACTCCCTGACAGCAGTTGGTGCATAGAATAAAGACAATTCTACTCGGTGTTTACATCGAtgcgttttaaaggcactggacactattggaaatcactcaaaataactgttagcttaaaaacgtacttggtaacgagcaatggagagctgttggaaatataaaacattgtgaagtagcgtggtttttgagaaagaagtcatttctcagtaaaataattttttgaattaattttgagacctcacgcgtatggtctcgaaatcaagcgtttgaaagcacacaacatgtgtgacaagggtattttttctttaattattatctcgtaacttagacgaccaattgagttcaaatgttctcaggtttgttactttgtgcatatgttgagatacaccaggtgtgagacgactggtctttcacaTTAACCCATATATGTTCACAAGACTCGTGGAATAATCCACGTGACTAAATGATATTTTATGAATGGATTTTATAATTAACTTGTGTCTGGATTGGTGATGTCTGAGTGATGTTTGTTTATCACATAATTTACAACTAAGAGCTAGGTCTCAACAAAAATGTACACGAATCTTGTAAATTAATGGTTGATGAAAGTCACGCGCTGTTATAATGTGTATAAAAACCCTTGTTTTTGTTTCGAGAAATATAAACAGACGATTGCATTCTACGATGAGACACCGCTGTGGCTTTAGAACACTCCATTACAAGGTCACAGCCCACTATTGGCCAACGAAGCAGAAAACCGTGGGAGGTCACAAAATGCAAAGCAAAAGCATTTCTTAACAACTTTAAGCAAATATTCAACAATAACGTTgagtttgttggaaacaaagcaacgaATCACGAAATGTATTTTGTTATTGAAAGtatacacaaatttaaaatttggtcACCCATGTTTCCACACAATAGTGAATGTTTTGCTAACACTCGGCCGCCGATGTCATCCAGCgcgttttttttagttttttttttaacaaacacagATGCCGTCTCCTTCAAACAAAAGACATTTCTTATTCCTCAAGGAAACTGATCATATTCTAACAAATACTGGTGCGGAATTTCTCTCCTACAAGAACAGTTACTATTCTGTGTGTGCGTTTATTGTCCAACTGAATGCGTTTATGACTCACGCCTGCAACCAAACTAAATAAAAGCGTAGTGTGACGTGACAAAACTTGTATGAAagtttgagcaaaatgcaataTTGATGACGGTATCGAAGTGTGTATTTATAACAATGTTTCAAATACGTACCACTGTTACAAGACTGTGTGATTAATTTGAACGTGatctgaaccccccccccccaaaaaaaagaagaaaaaaaaaaagaagaagaaaaagaacccccccccagaaaaatcCCCATTCATATATACATTAACAGCTTGTGAGCTCAGcacaatttttttctgaacatgTTTGCGTCtagttgtttttctccaaaactcGGCTTAAGGTCGACCGTCTTCGGCTCTATTAGAATGTTTGAAACACCTCGACACTGATGACGGAGCCCAAGCCGGAAACGGAGTCCAAGTTTGGAtgttaaagacgctggacactattggtaattgtctaagaccagtttctcacttggtgtatttcaacaaaacaaaataacaaacctgtgaaaatttgagctcaattggtcatcaaagttgcgagataataatgaaaaaataaaaaaaaaaacactcttgtcacacaaattcgggtgctgtcagatgcttaatttcgagacctcaaattctaaatctggggtctcaaaatcaaattcgtggaaaattacttctttctcgaaaactacattaattcagagggagccgtttatcacaatgttttatactatcaacctctccccattactcgttactaaggttttatgctaatatattgagtaattaccaatagtgtccagtgcctttaaggccgCCTAAGGTACCAACAAAATCACCAAGCAGAAGACAATTTTGTGTTTCTATATAAGGTGAACGCCAGTAGATAGTTCAATAAGAAAACTATAATTATTCTCGAACCCCCTAAATTGCTCCGCGATGCTTACCTATTTATTGTTACCAATAGGTTAATAACACAGTCATCCTCTTTGTCTGTTTCAATGAAGGCACCGATTTATACGTATCACTCTTTTTGAAAACTGTGCCATAACATTGTTCACTTCATTTGtctcaaaacaaatttgcaaaaaGTAAGTAAAGCTTTAAAAGTGCAGGGATATTCCATTTTCAAACGAAGTTAGGTGTATACGAACAGCTATGACAATTGATAATACTGCTCTTTGactgttaccaatagtgtaccctACCTTTCAAAACAAATGCACTTTTGTTGAATCTGGCCAGAAACCTTTTACATTAACCCATCCTTCCTAATTTGATCTACATTATCTTTGAAGATGATGTTGCTAATAGTTGCAATCAACGGGATAAGATACCTAACACATTAATTGACGTTCACGCCAACAGTTGGTGACTGTGAACTTTGTTGCAGAAGGTCCCTTGACACTGACCGGACTGGCTGATCCTCGACCCGATTGGTTCTACAACCCTTACCCACAAGAATACTCAATTGACGCCTGAAATGTTTGTAGTTTAAGCAGTAAATGATGGGGTTCACAAACATATTGCAGGCCAATAGTCCAGTCAGGGCGATGTAAACCGTTTTGTTCCACAACTCTGGGAAGAATAGTTCTTTCATGTAGTCGTACTCAGTTGGTGTCCAGCAGATCACGAACATGATGCTGGATAGTAAAACGGTCATAAGTACATTCTTCTTTGCTTTGGTGAGTTTCTGCTGACGGCCATTCACAAGTTTCTTGTTTAGCATGATCAAAATCTTCGTATAGGAGACGACCAGGATGACAAGAGGAATGAAGAATTCGATTCCTACAACAGTTGCGCCAACCAGTACCTGTATTCCAAGCTGCATATCTACGACTTGGCAATTTCCGTTATCGGCATTGTAGATAATAATCATATGGGTACCATAGGCGAGCCCTATACCCCATGAAGCCCCAACAGCATACTTCAGCATACCCATAGACCAGGTGTTGCGATACTTCACCGGGTAGCAAATTGATATGAATCGCTCTAATGATATAATGACCAGGTTGTAGGTTGATACTACATTAACCGACCACAGGAGATAGTCTGATGCTATAAAACGACACACCAGTTGATCGTAGATATTGCCTTGCAGAGACACCGTCATCTCGACGGGTCTGATGACCTTATGCAAGAAGAAGACGACACCAGCAATGGTGTCTATAACGGACTGATGAAGGATGAGACGGTTAGTGAAGGAATTAAAGGACCGTTGTCTGCTCACCATCACTGTGATTACCATGCTATTACCAAGCACCGCAAGACAAGCAATGATTGTAGTCACAACAATGAGTAAAGCATTACGCGAATCCTCCTCCCAAACACTGCTAGAATTCACACCCAAACTCCATCCACTTTCTCCATCCATATTTCCGAATGTACAATTAGTATCACCTCCGACTGTAACAAGTCTCTTCACAACTTGATTTATTGCTGACTGTTCAAGCTCAAGTGTAGTAGTGAATATCTCTCAGCTGGAGATTTCATCAGTGTGCAGCAAGCTACAGTGACGTAGAGAGGATACACCAAAGCAGGCGTGGTGACAATGGCATTGCTTGGCTTGAGATGCAAAGATGCACAACTCTTGATATTGGTTTTAACCTTGGCCTTAGAGAAGTCACGTTTGTTGGATCAACAAAGAGTCAATACAGCTGCCGGATTTTCACAAGATACTTGCTGGCCGAAAACAACGAAGACCAAAATGTCCGCAACGAAAAGCTGTGGTGGCGAGTTGGTTTACTGTTAGATTGGATGGTCATCCCTTTTAATTGCTATGACACAAAATGACTTGCAAACGTTTAAAAGGATTACATACGTTTGGTTTCATGtagtctttccaaccatatacatctCGGAAATGACGTTCACATAACACTACAGatgctagtcttggttccaagaccttcGTACGATCGTATGGATTATTTTACAGCCTCGCTActatgggcagcgcgccgtatagCCCGCTAGCTTTGCGTAAGTCCGTTCTCGCTACtttgggcagcgcgccgtatcgcccGCTAGCTTTGCGCAAGTCTATTCTCGCTAcaatgggcagcgcgccgtatcgcccGCTAGCTTTGCGCAAGTCCGTTCTCGCTGcaatgggcagcgcgccgtatagCCCGCTAGCTTTGCGCAAGTCTATTCTCGCTAcaatgggcagcgcgccgtatcgcccGCTAGCTTTGCGTAAGTCCGTTCTCGCTACtttgggcagcgcgccgtacaGCCAGCTAGCTTTGCGCAAGTCTGTTCTCGCTACTTTGGGCAGCGCGCCGTGTCTCGCACCTGGCGCAAGTCCGTTCTCGCTACTTTGGGCAGCGCGCCGTGTCTCGCTAGCTTTGCGCAAGTCTattctcgctaccatgggcagcgcaccGTATCGCCCGCTAGCTTTGCGCAAGTATATTCTCGCTACAATgagcagcgcgccgtatcgcccGCTAGCTTTGCGCAAGTCTATTCGTGGTTCGATTTCAGCTTCCGCGAAACTATACAGACGGTCGTCtacacagacataaagaacctatgTTCTTTCAtgtcccttttcgaaaccacggcttcggctttggattcagcttcaaACTGCTGGGCCAAGCTaccctgagccgaatccaaagccaaagccgtggtttcgaaaagggccatagtctgTGGTCGTCAACCGAAATGAACTTTCAAGAAGAAAAACGCGCCCTCTATCGGGTTATCACTTTAAGTTATTATACGTAAATACGAGTATGATAAGTGACGTCATGGACCAAGTCTATCATGATGCCAGAGACATCACcgatagactgtgcaagtctcgctcttacataaaaaaacaagaaaacaactcGACTGATGACTAATTTTTATAAGATACCAAATGACTtgttttacaactatttttATACAACAGTCTTGAAACTGAAAATACCCCCAAACTATGGACGAGGGTGCTTatttgacacttgtgtccctgagcaagacacttaactataattgcttctctccacccaggggtaaatgggtacctgtgagggcagagatggttcttgtgattgatttagccgagtagcgcatattaatgttgcacaggctgcatactccccaccagggagctgagatggttttagGAGTGAATTCAAGACCCacatgaccagggcccaatttcatagagctacttaagcacaaaatgttgcttaagcaaaaaaaatcattgcctagtaaaatcagattatcggccaaggctccactcaattgttatgctaagtaaaccgcagctaaataccagtcacaagcaacgtatatggcatgaaattttggccagtaacatgtgtaaaataagcgagctattttcgtgcttaagcgaactttttgtttaagcagctctatgaaattggcccctggggtAATAACGtaaagcgctttgggacgccctccgggtgtgaaaagagctctataaaaactggttattattattattaatataatttttttgtctttcacaTAGGTTTCAAATTGGCCAAATTCTCATTTTGCTATAACCGTCAAGTCTTATTCTCGGGCTTTCATTGTTGATATATAAACACATACCAACAGACATCCTCATTTCACTGTTAATCCGCCAAGGCGGATAAGTATTCCGTCCGGGCGGAATAGTAACCAGCCCGGGCGGAATAGTAATCAGCCCGGGCGGAATAGTAATCCGCGGCGGACTAGTTATCCGCGGCGGACTAGTAATCCGCTTGGCCGGAAAAGTAATCCGCAGAATACTAATCCAATAGTAGAGCTTGATTTTTTTCTGGTATGACCTATATACACTTCCGTAGAAACATACTTTCTCTAGCAATACGGTATGATTTGTTTCGCCACGACAAAACTTGACTGTGAACACTATTGCTagtataaaaactgtcttgGTAACGAAAGCAattgagagttgttgatagtataaaaccttgtgagaaacggctccccctctgaagtaacgtagtttttgagaaagtgatattttcccactcaaataataaaagacttcagccgaagaattttattatgcatctaaaaggatacaaagtaatgcaacaagggtgtttttttctttgcattattctctagcaaaatttgatcatcaaattgagccaaaatttaaacaggtttgttattttatgcatatgttgggatacaccaagtgagaatactggtctttgacaattaccgaacgtgtccagcagctgatttcacgaaacgcttggattaatcctaactcgagttaagacgagtaactcgtcctaacttaggatgggttcaatgcgtcctacgtatttggatacggaactgaacccgtcgtaagtcctaagattaatcctaagttataagaagagtttggtgaaatcgacgacagTGCCCTTAAGGAAATGAATGAACAGAATTGAACAACACGTAAAACTCAATTATGGTTGGAACCAACTTGGTACCCGCGGAAATTCGAATACGCTTGAGACCAGCGCAGTTTTTAAGGAGACGATGCAAAATAAACCCTCAAGTTCAAATTAACATGCAACAACATGCACAGTGACTGATACTCGCCGCCACGTGCACAATTCGTTGGGACCACCGCGCAACGATCACAGGCAGTTTTGTTATGTCATGGCTTTTCAGTAATTTGTACTGTTGTTTAAAGTTTGAATGCAACAATTCCCTATGgaaaaagataaagaaaacaatatttatttttggaaaGTGTTTGCCAGTAATCAATTTTGAAAACTAATTActaataattatgcaaatggCGAGTCCGCTATTTGCAGCACACAACCGAAAACAAGTTGTAAATCTCCTTCACACAAATGTGTTTAATCAATACTGATTGAATGTGTTTAATCAATACTGATCGAATGTTTTTAGTCAATACTGATTGCATGTGTCGTTTGATACTTGTGTGATACTATCCCAAATAATTGTACTAAATAATTTAAACTTAACGAAAAAGGTTACAGTATAACATCAATTAGTGTGAATAATATTATCATAATATGCTTTCCTTtctttcgttaaaaaaaaaaagaaccatgTAATGTCAAAAAGGTTGTCAGTTTGTGTTCAAAAACGACATTTTGGTGAAGAGTTTCATATCACACCCGTCACTTTTGCTATCTACCATCGTGACACTGGCAGTAAGCCTATGATTAAAGTATAATGTTATTAACAAAGCTACAACTCTAACAACGATGTGAACTATTCGATTTCAcactctgatgtttctgatcagcagagttcgAGTCCCAAACGTGACACtttttgtccttaagcaagacatttaaccattgcttcgtccatctgatgggacgtaaagccgttggtcccatgtgttgtgtaacgcacgtaaattAACCAAACGCACAATATCGAAAGGTGAAGAGGTATGCCCTAACATGTGCTACattaagccatttgcgagttcgatttgaatattgtctggttgAATTACTTGTAAGTCATAAGTTACCACTGAAATTTTACTTCCTCGGACTATCAAAACAGTCGCTTTGTCACAtaattaggggcaagctttgtGTAGCAACCTCCACAGATGAGCACCTGGTACAGTAATGTGTCATACACATCCATTTGGAATTGTGtcttacgtaactacgcaaaagcttgcccgaacaaacaaaaaacaacaacattgcaactgtctctatagtctgaggattTCAAATGTAAGAAGTAACTTGTGATTAtaagcaagtcattgttccGGACATTGATCgggaataaaagtgtagcgacgagtttttaaacggacgtttaagaacgaatcactactcttttattcccattcacaaatgcccttttgttaaaaaacgtaaaacaaaatacaattatagacactttgacaattgaaaattcgaggtttgaaatttattgtttttcaaaaacgcGCGCGCTTACATatattacgcgctgttactaattaCTATGAactgcgttccgcgtgataatctcgCACGCGCGCCCAAAACtcggaagccagccggtcttaaacagcttcagctgtgtctttatcaaccgtttaaacacccccacgtgacgcgctctccaccaataggagtagagaaaatgtctggggtatttatgaatcaacTCTAACCTTATTGTGTCTCCGAATGACCTGTCTcagtagatacatgcgctatataggCTAAGGCATCgatatttgatatatatattttttggtaaaggcagtggacactattggtaataactcgaaataattattagcataaaaacttaccgtgtaacgggtaatggggagctgttggtagtataaaacattgtgagaaacagctccctctggagtgacgtagttttcgagaaaggtaattttcaacgaatttgatttcgagacctcagaattagattttgaggtctcgtaaatcaagcatctaaaagcacacacctctttttctttcattatgatctcgcaacttcgacgacaaattgagctcaagtttttacgggtttgttattgtatgcatgagAAATGTTGAGCTACACATGAGAAGACAAtaaccaattagtgtccagcgtctttaaagacagtggacactattggtaaattgtcacataccagtcttctcacttggtgtatctcaacataatgcatgaaataataaacctgtgaaaatttgagcttaatcggtggtcgaagttgcgagaaaataataaaagaaaaaatacccttgtcacacgaagttgtgtgcttttagatgcttgatttctagacctcaaattctaaatctgaggtctcgaaatcaaattcgtggcaaattacttctttcatcgaaaactacgtcacttcagagggagccgtttctcacaatgttttttaccatcaacctctcccccattaatgttttatgccaataattattttgagtatttaccaatggtgtccaatgtctttaaaaagttGACGCTAGTAAACAACCTGCAGCTGCAGAACTAGCCAGCGAGAGTTGTGCTGATACTAATAGTAAACAATCTCCTTCTTTAGTCTTCATATCCTTTAGTCGGTGGCGCTCAGGGCACTTCGTAACATTCGATATTTCTGTTTTCTGCAAGATTATGTGGGACTATCCATCAAAGCGCATGTATAGATGTATCTCACCTTTTTTTTGATTCGCCGAGGTATCTCCTACACAGTGACACCTGCTACACAGAATATTCCAATGGTGTCTACTGCGTTTGATAAACAGCTACCCCCGTATGTTGTACTATAGCCACGCCTTCCAAGAAACTCAAAGGTCTAATTCAGATATCATAATAGGATGCTTTGGAACTTTACACCACACACTGTCTAGTAACGCCCACTCTGAAACTCC belongs to Asterias amurensis chromosome 5, ASM3211899v1 and includes:
- the LOC139937346 gene encoding galanin receptor 2b-like: MDGESGWSLGVNSSSVWEEDSRNALLIVVTTIIACLAVLGNSMVITVMVSRQRSFNSFTNRLILHQSVIDTIAGVVFFLHKVIRPVEMTVSLQGNIYDQLVCRFIASDYLLWSVNVVSTYNLVIISLERFISICYPVKYRNTWSMGMLKYAVGASWGIGLAYGTHMIIIYNADNGNCQVVDMQLGIQVLVGATVVGIEFFIPLVILVVSYTKILIMLNKKLVNGRQQKLTKAKKNVLMTVLLSSIMFVICWTPTEYDYMKELFFPELWNKTVYIALTGLLACNMFVNPIIYCLNYKHFRRQLSILVGKGCRTNRVEDQPVRSVSRDLLQQSSQSPTVGVNVN